A window of Lytechinus pictus isolate F3 Inbred chromosome 7, Lp3.0, whole genome shotgun sequence contains these coding sequences:
- the LOC129264072 gene encoding LOW QUALITY PROTEIN: uncharacterized protein LOC129264072 (The sequence of the model RefSeq protein was modified relative to this genomic sequence to represent the inferred CDS: substituted 1 base at 1 genomic stop codon): protein MSSDQARLMIWSTPRSLSTAFTRSMSARGDTKIFWEPYLNCYSYGPDRTLHWADDIPGVLNDKYTFNYVNDMMEKFQPDSKVLFAKCMIEGITGNFDAVAPGYKHTFLIRHPLKMYISFEKLCENLVPIDYKTTFKNIYQELEKFXDHVINELGQSAPPIIDADDLLAQPKTVLSKYCEMIGIPFTPKMLKWDRVENLSVLEWEFTDVGAITRPEHTEGLSISKALQSTGFGDGSRKKTNDSSKDYSDDVEECAEHALPVYERLYDLRIKLR from the exons ATGTCATCCGACCAAGCCCGATTAATGATCTGGAGTACGCCGAGATCATTATCGACTGCGTTCACCCGTTCGATGTCAGCCCGAGGTGATACCAAGATCTTCTGGGAGCCTTACCTAAACTGTTATAGTTATGGTCCTGATAGAACATTGCATTGGGCAGATGACATACCAG GAGTGCTTAATGACAAGTACACGTTTAACTACGTGAATGATATGATGGAAAAATTTCAACCAGACTCAAAAGTTCTCTTCGCCAAATGCATGATCGAGGGGATCACCGGTAATTTTGACGCCGTTGCACCTGGTTATAAACACACTTTCCTCATCCGACATCCACTAAAGATGTACATATCCTTTGAGAAACTCTGCGAAAATTTAGTTCCGATCGACTACAAGACCACATTCAAGAACATCTATCAGGAACTGGAGAAGTTTTAAGACCACGTGATCAATGAGCTTGGCCAATCAGCGCCTCCGATCATTGACGCTGACGATCTTCTCGCGCAACCTAAAACGGTGCTTTCAAAGTATTGCGAGATGATTGGTATTCCATTCACACCTAAGATGTTAAAATGGGATCGTGTAGAGAATCTTTCCGTTCTTGAGTGGGAATTCACGGATGTTGGAGCAATCACAAGACCAGAACATACTGAGGGTCTTTCAATATCAAAGGCTTTACAGAGTACAGGTTTTGGAGATGGCTCaaggaagaaaacaaatgattcCAGCAAAGATTATTCTGATGACGTGGAAGAGTGTGCAGAGCATGCTTTGCCTGTATACGAGAGATTATATGACCTCCGAATCAAACTTCGATAA